One genomic window of Caballeronia sp. SBC1 includes the following:
- a CDS encoding amidohydrolase, whose protein sequence is MIDERIETMHAQDTTMADQWSDANDINGADNARITAIDAHAHVFVRGLPLAKQRRHAPDYDATLDDYAGHLLANGVSHAVLVQPSFLGTDNRFFLDVAKRYPRRFRGVAVVDCAVMDAELALLDRTGVVGIRLNLIGLPVPPLKAPDWQRLFARVNALGWHVEVHREAVDLHAIIGPLLEQGCTVVVDHFGRLDPRTGADDPGFRYLQSAAATGRVWVKLSAAYRSASGDDGTALGTALTRQLLDAYTPERLVWGSDWPHTQHQQLVDYDATRRALDQWVPDAAQREWILTRSARALYRFE, encoded by the coding sequence ATGATCGACGAACGGATTGAAACAATGCACGCACAAGACACGACGATGGCGGATCAGTGGTCTGACGCCAACGACATCAACGGCGCTGACAATGCGCGGATCACTGCTATTGACGCCCATGCCCACGTCTTCGTGCGCGGCTTGCCGCTTGCGAAGCAGCGTCGCCACGCGCCGGATTACGACGCTACGCTCGATGACTACGCGGGCCACTTGCTGGCGAACGGCGTCTCTCACGCCGTGCTGGTCCAGCCCAGTTTTCTCGGCACCGACAACCGCTTTTTCCTCGATGTGGCGAAGCGTTATCCACGACGCTTTCGCGGAGTGGCGGTTGTGGATTGCGCAGTCATGGATGCCGAGCTTGCGTTGCTCGATCGAACCGGCGTGGTCGGTATCCGCTTGAACCTGATCGGCTTGCCGGTTCCGCCGTTGAAGGCGCCTGACTGGCAACGATTGTTCGCGCGTGTCAATGCGCTCGGCTGGCATGTCGAGGTCCATCGTGAAGCAGTGGACTTGCACGCGATAATAGGTCCGCTGCTGGAACAGGGTTGCACCGTGGTCGTCGACCACTTCGGCCGTCTGGATCCGCGTACTGGCGCCGACGATCCGGGCTTCAGATACCTGCAGTCGGCGGCTGCAACAGGACGCGTGTGGGTGAAGCTGTCGGCGGCTTACCGGAGTGCGTCCGGCGACGACGGAACAGCGTTGGGGACCGCACTCACTCGCCAGCTTCTCGACGCCTATACGCCCGAGCGCCTGGTCTGGGGCAGCGATTGGCCACACACACAGCACCAGCAACTGGTCGATTACGACGCCACGCGGCGTGCGCTCGACCAATGGGTTCCCGACGCGGCGCAGCGCGAGTGGATCCTCACCCGCTCGGCGCGCGCGCTGTATCGATTCGAATAA
- a CDS encoding MFS transporter yields MNWYRDISATEKRTLWSCFAGWALDGVDTQLFSLVIPTLLVTWGIGKGQAGLIGGATLVAGALGGLLAGMLSDRYGRVRALQITVIWFSLFTFLSAFAQNFEQLLALKALQGVGFGGEWTAGAVLLSETIRAEHRGKAMGIVQSAWGFGWAGAVLLYMLVFSFVSPEWAWRLLFGIGVIPAGLVLYLRRGVVEPPRAVVSAGSSRQALPAASSIFDRSVIRTTIVGALIGVGAHGGYHAITTWLPTYLKTERHLSVLGTGGYLAVVITAFICGCFVSAWLQDRIGRRLNVILFAVCCVATVNLYVFLPMGDTAMLFLSFPLGLFAAGIPATLGALFNELYPQGIRGTGVGFCYNFGRIVSAGFPVLVGHMGNSMPLGSALGIDAGIAYGLVVVAALMLPETKNRRIATAAANAATRA; encoded by the coding sequence GTGAACTGGTATCGCGACATATCGGCGACGGAAAAGCGCACCCTGTGGAGTTGCTTTGCCGGCTGGGCGCTCGACGGCGTGGACACGCAGTTGTTCAGCCTCGTGATCCCGACCTTGCTTGTGACCTGGGGTATCGGCAAGGGCCAAGCGGGATTGATCGGCGGCGCAACGCTGGTCGCCGGCGCGTTGGGTGGGTTGCTCGCGGGCATGTTGTCGGACCGCTATGGCCGCGTGCGCGCGCTGCAGATCACTGTGATCTGGTTCTCGCTCTTCACTTTCCTCAGCGCCTTTGCGCAGAACTTCGAACAGTTGCTGGCGCTCAAGGCTTTGCAGGGTGTGGGTTTCGGCGGCGAATGGACTGCGGGCGCGGTGCTCTTGAGCGAGACCATCCGCGCGGAACACCGTGGCAAGGCAATGGGCATTGTGCAAAGCGCCTGGGGTTTCGGCTGGGCCGGCGCAGTGCTCCTTTATATGCTGGTGTTCTCGTTCGTGTCGCCGGAGTGGGCGTGGCGGCTGCTGTTTGGTATTGGTGTGATTCCTGCCGGGCTCGTGCTTTATCTGCGACGTGGCGTGGTCGAACCGCCGCGCGCTGTCGTAAGCGCAGGGTCATCCAGGCAGGCGCTGCCCGCAGCGAGCAGCATCTTCGACCGGTCGGTGATCCGCACAACGATCGTGGGCGCATTGATCGGCGTGGGTGCGCATGGCGGCTATCACGCGATCACCACATGGCTGCCCACGTACCTCAAGACCGAACGGCACCTGTCCGTGCTCGGCACGGGCGGTTATCTTGCCGTCGTTATAACGGCATTCATCTGCGGCTGTTTCGTGAGCGCCTGGCTTCAGGACCGGATTGGCCGCAGGCTCAACGTGATCCTCTTCGCCGTGTGCTGTGTCGCGACGGTCAACCTCTACGTCTTCCTGCCAATGGGCGACACCGCCATGCTGTTCCTCAGCTTCCCGCTGGGTCTCTTCGCGGCCGGCATCCCGGCCACGCTCGGCGCACTTTTCAACGAGCTTTATCCGCAAGGCATCCGGGGCACCGGCGTGGGATTTTGCTATAACTTCGGGCGGATCGTCTCGGCAGGTTTTCCGGTGCTGGTGGGACACATGGGCAACTCAATGCCGCTCGGCTCGGCGCTTGGCATCGACGCCGGCATCGCGTATGGACTCGTGGTCGTGGCCGCTCTCATGCTGCCGGAAACAAAGAACCGGCGGATCGCGACGGCAGCAGCCAATGCCGCGACCCGAGCCTGA
- a CDS encoding LysR family transcriptional regulator, translating into MDTRNLKYFLAVADAGSVTRAADRLNIAQPALSQALTRMEKELGVKLFSRTRRGADLTAAGLAIVEDVRMSVARIDAASHRAREIGAQRAGRLTVGFASAALFEVLPRAIAALRASVPDVELVLREMSNAEQASALEKGEIDIGLLHTPVAVAGKMREKLIAREPLIAVLPETFPLAAGSKVSLRELAPHGLVWFPQGQLPGVRAGILSAFRQAGCEVEIAQEANRSLTVLACVAAGCGVSLLPHSVRALQFSGVRLCEIVDGAALPRFELSAIWPARARQTLADRFAELIEPSSAAWVA; encoded by the coding sequence ATGGACACACGGAACCTGAAATACTTTCTCGCCGTCGCCGATGCCGGCAGCGTCACCCGCGCCGCCGACCGTCTGAACATCGCGCAACCCGCGCTGAGCCAGGCGCTCACGCGTATGGAGAAGGAACTCGGCGTCAAGCTTTTCAGCCGCACGCGGCGCGGTGCGGACCTCACTGCGGCCGGGCTGGCGATTGTGGAGGACGTGCGGATGAGCGTCGCGAGAATCGACGCCGCCTCGCACCGCGCTCGCGAAATCGGTGCGCAGCGCGCAGGGCGGCTGACGGTGGGGTTCGCGTCGGCGGCGCTGTTCGAAGTGCTGCCGCGTGCGATCGCGGCGCTGCGCGCGTCGGTGCCTGATGTCGAGTTGGTTCTGCGCGAGATGAGCAATGCCGAGCAGGCAAGTGCGCTGGAGAAAGGTGAAATCGATATTGGCTTGCTGCATACGCCGGTGGCGGTCGCGGGCAAGATGCGCGAGAAGCTGATCGCGCGCGAGCCGTTGATCGCCGTGTTGCCCGAGACGTTTCCGCTGGCGGCGGGGTCGAAGGTGTCGTTACGCGAACTCGCGCCGCACGGGCTGGTCTGGTTTCCACAAGGCCAGCTGCCCGGCGTCCGCGCGGGCATTCTGAGTGCGTTCCGGCAAGCGGGTTGCGAGGTGGAGATAGCGCAGGAGGCGAACCGGTCGCTGACTGTGCTCGCTTGCGTGGCCGCCGGGTGCGGCGTGTCGCTGCTGCCGCATTCGGTTCGGGCGTTGCAATTTAGCGGAGTGAGGCTGTGCGAGATAGTCGATGGCGCCGCGCTGCCGCGTTTTGAACTCAGCGCAATCTGGCCAGCACGTGCAAGGCAGACACTCGCCGATCGCTTCGCCGAATTGATCGAGCCTTCTTCCGCGGCTTGGGTAGCGTAG
- a CDS encoding glycosyl transferase family 90, protein MHARKFRFYAKNVIFDLFPSLIFEKRYDSMFRNLDEQQWTYIRSRANYYNKLERQFVLNETASRSSTLPLRGNPSAYYYDFKEISRYFASSAKFNYVFKDIKEAVAEPTLLKTRPLTEANENSVILKLDKMRHFNFIEDTRSFESKINMAVFRGACYQEHRKAFVAKYHSSPLADIGDTDDARKGQQGHRPYMSITDQLKYKFVISLEGNDVATNLKWIMLSNSVCFMRKPRVESWFMEGSLIPNHHYVLLDDEFSDLEDKIDYYSKHTDKALAIIKNANQYAMQFLDTRREKLISLLVLRKYFDLSGQ, encoded by the coding sequence ATGCATGCCAGAAAATTTAGATTTTACGCAAAAAATGTTATTTTTGATCTTTTTCCATCATTGATTTTCGAAAAAAGATACGACAGCATGTTCAGAAATCTGGACGAACAGCAGTGGACTTATATTCGCTCACGTGCCAATTACTACAATAAGCTTGAGCGGCAGTTTGTCCTGAATGAAACGGCAAGTCGCAGCAGTACGTTGCCGTTGCGCGGCAATCCTAGCGCCTACTACTATGATTTCAAAGAGATATCCCGGTACTTCGCGAGCTCCGCAAAATTCAATTACGTTTTCAAGGACATCAAGGAAGCAGTAGCCGAGCCAACGCTTCTCAAAACAAGACCACTCACTGAAGCGAATGAAAATTCAGTTATCTTGAAACTGGATAAAATGAGGCACTTCAATTTTATTGAAGATACGCGATCATTCGAAAGCAAAATAAACATGGCCGTTTTTCGAGGTGCGTGCTACCAGGAGCACAGAAAAGCATTCGTCGCCAAGTATCACAGTTCACCATTGGCCGATATTGGCGACACTGACGACGCCAGAAAAGGTCAACAAGGTCATCGACCTTATATGAGTATTACTGACCAGTTGAAGTACAAGTTCGTGATCAGTCTGGAAGGTAATGATGTTGCAACCAACTTGAAATGGATCATGCTTTCAAATTCCGTATGCTTTATGCGCAAGCCGCGGGTGGAAAGCTGGTTTATGGAAGGCTCCTTAATCCCAAACCACCACTATGTCCTTCTGGACGATGAATTTTCCGATCTGGAAGATAAAATAGATTATTACAGTAAGCATACAGACAAGGCCTTGGCGATAATAAAAAATGCCAATCAGTACGCCATGCAGTTTCTTGACACCCGCCGGGAAAAACTCATCTCACTGCTGGTTCTCAGAAAATATTTCGATCTTTCCGGTCAATGA
- a CDS encoding helix-turn-helix domain-containing protein: protein MGVSPKKFYRTMRLRYARWLLLNTEKRITVIAYECSFLPAPRFSSALVIRDFREVYGVTPGRLRVSLEERLPCARSKHATDLRGMCQRDVLRNVRYFIDRKDRNIF, encoded by the coding sequence ATGGGCGTGTCCCCCAAGAAGTTTTACCGGACGATGCGGCTTCGATACGCACGCTGGTTGCTACTCAACACGGAAAAACGCATCACAGTAATCGCCTATGAATGCAGTTTTTTGCCGGCTCCGCGCTTTTCATCCGCGCTTGTCATCCGCGACTTCAGGGAAGTCTACGGCGTGACACCCGGAAGACTCAGGGTCTCCCTGGAAGAACGTCTGCCCTGCGCGCGGAGCAAGCATGCAACGGACCTGCGAGGAATGTGTCAGCGAGATGTTCTACGCAATGTCAGATACTTCATTGACCGGAAAGATCGAAATATTTTCTGA
- a CDS encoding LysR substrate-binding domain-containing protein, which produces MWQIDQISLRLFIAVCEEGTIARAAEREFIAPSAVSKRLADLETLVGTTLLSRSQRGVRPTAAGEALLKHARLIMLDHERLQAELSEYAAGGRGHVRVLANVSSMVEFLPEALSRFLEANPSVRVDVEERSSVDIVRGLEEGAADIGICRDFISTRELDVTTYRSDHLALVVPKDHPLAGAPTIGFVQTLDLNHLGLSSNASVNALMQRIAAEKGRELSYRAYVSTFDAAYRFIQAGLAVAILPREAVNPQVREQYGLAVIPLAEAWAERHFVICVRDRAALTLPAARLIEHLMATR; this is translated from the coding sequence ATGTGGCAAATCGACCAAATCAGTCTTCGACTTTTCATCGCGGTATGTGAAGAAGGGACCATCGCGCGCGCAGCCGAGCGCGAGTTCATCGCGCCTTCGGCGGTCAGCAAGCGTTTGGCGGACCTGGAAACATTGGTCGGCACAACATTGCTGTCGCGCAGCCAGCGCGGCGTCAGGCCGACCGCAGCGGGCGAGGCGCTGCTCAAACACGCGCGTCTCATCATGCTTGACCATGAGCGCCTGCAGGCCGAGCTGAGCGAATATGCCGCCGGCGGCCGCGGACATGTGCGCGTGCTGGCGAACGTGTCGTCAATGGTTGAGTTTCTTCCTGAGGCGCTCTCCCGATTCCTGGAAGCGAACCCGAGTGTGCGTGTTGACGTTGAAGAACGTTCGAGCGTTGACATCGTCCGGGGGCTGGAAGAAGGCGCAGCCGATATCGGTATCTGCCGCGACTTCATCTCCACCCGTGAACTCGACGTGACAACGTACCGCTCGGACCATCTTGCGCTCGTGGTCCCGAAGGACCATCCGCTGGCGGGAGCGCCGACTATCGGCTTCGTGCAGACGCTTGATCTGAACCACCTTGGGCTATCGTCGAATGCGTCCGTGAACGCCCTGATGCAGCGCATTGCCGCGGAGAAGGGTCGAGAGCTTAGCTACCGGGCGTACGTTTCTACTTTCGATGCGGCCTATAGATTCATCCAGGCGGGACTCGCTGTTGCAATCCTGCCTCGCGAAGCGGTTAACCCTCAGGTCCGGGAACAGTACGGGCTCGCCGTGATTCCGCTGGCCGAAGCCTGGGCCGAGCGTCACTTCGTCATTTGCGTACGTGATCGCGCGGCCCTGACCCTGCCAGCAGCGCGACTGATCGAGCATCTGATGGCGACTCGTTGA
- a CDS encoding hydroxymethylglutaryl-CoA lyase, with product MNHPTERVIVTEVGMRDGLQSISRIMSTDDKKRWIDAAWEAGIRSMEVASFVPAKLLPQMADAEAVIAHALTLEGLVVTALVPNVKGAQRAIESGVHRILAPISVSAAHSLANVRKTPAEMLGAFAEMCSLAKGHAETIAGLSTVFGCTLQGDVPYDGIGSIARQALEAGADVIALGDTTGQATPRQVGEVIDLVRAIAGDKLRSAHFHDTRGLGLANTLIALQHGIREFDSSLAGLGGCPHAPGATGNVNSEDLVYMLQSMGYETGIDIEKLIASRSVLEQALPGEPLYGYLARAGVPSQFHESKAAR from the coding sequence ATGAACCACCCTACCGAACGCGTGATCGTCACCGAGGTCGGCATGCGCGACGGCCTTCAAAGCATCTCGCGGATCATGTCGACCGACGACAAGAAGCGTTGGATCGACGCCGCCTGGGAAGCCGGCATTCGCAGCATGGAGGTAGCGTCCTTCGTGCCGGCGAAACTGCTGCCGCAAATGGCGGATGCCGAAGCGGTCATTGCCCACGCGCTGACCCTTGAGGGCCTCGTTGTAACCGCGCTGGTTCCAAACGTGAAGGGCGCGCAGCGCGCGATCGAATCCGGCGTCCACAGGATCCTCGCACCTATATCGGTCAGCGCCGCTCACAGCCTTGCCAACGTGCGAAAGACCCCGGCAGAGATGCTTGGCGCGTTTGCCGAAATGTGTTCGCTCGCCAAAGGCCATGCCGAGACCATTGCGGGGCTATCCACCGTATTTGGCTGCACGTTGCAAGGCGACGTGCCTTATGACGGCATCGGCAGCATCGCACGGCAAGCGCTCGAAGCAGGCGCCGACGTCATCGCACTCGGCGACACAACGGGTCAGGCCACGCCTCGACAAGTGGGCGAAGTTATCGATTTGGTCCGTGCCATTGCGGGAGACAAACTGCGCTCCGCGCACTTCCACGACACGCGCGGCTTGGGCCTTGCCAACACGCTCATTGCCCTTCAGCACGGCATCCGCGAGTTTGATTCGTCGCTTGCCGGACTCGGAGGATGTCCGCACGCGCCGGGCGCTACCGGTAACGTTAATTCCGAAGATCTTGTCTACATGCTGCAAAGCATGGGCTATGAGACCGGCATCGATATAGAAAAACTGATTGCCTCACGCAGCGTGCTCGAACAAGCGCTGCCTGGTGAACCGCTTTATGGATACCTCGCACGCGCGGGCGTTCCCTCGCAATTCCACGAATCAAAGGCCGCCCGATGA
- a CDS encoding CaiB/BaiF CoA-transferase family protein, with product MNPSTSSAQNSALPLAGIRVVELSHMVMGPTCGMILGDLGAEVIKVEPPRGDGTRRLLGTGAGFFRTFNRNKKSIALDLDTEAGLDALHKLVDTADVFIENFKPGRMAMLGLDYESLKARDPALIYVSHKGFLNGPYEHRLALDEVVQMMAGLAYMTGPVGRPLRAGSSVNDIMGGMFGAIGVLAALFERKSSGIGKEVQSALFENCVLLSAQHMQQFAATGVAAAPMPERISAWAVYDVFTLAGGEQMFIAATGDAQWRALCAILDRPDLLADPRLATNNDRVVVRPWLLQTLGETLSQLEGSALTSQFERSHIPFASITKPEDLFEDKHLIESGGLATLTLDDGTETAMPLLPISMNGERLQPRQPIAKVGEHTAEVLRELGYGETQIDELTFAARPNAA from the coding sequence ATGAACCCCTCTACGTCTTCCGCACAAAACAGCGCTTTGCCACTGGCAGGCATTCGCGTGGTCGAGCTGTCGCACATGGTGATGGGACCGACGTGCGGCATGATCCTCGGAGACCTCGGCGCCGAAGTCATCAAGGTCGAGCCACCACGCGGCGACGGCACCCGGCGCCTGCTCGGCACCGGCGCGGGTTTCTTCCGCACCTTTAATCGCAACAAGAAGAGCATCGCCCTGGACCTCGATACCGAAGCGGGTCTCGACGCGCTTCACAAGCTGGTCGATACTGCGGATGTCTTTATCGAGAACTTCAAGCCTGGCCGCATGGCAATGCTGGGTCTGGACTACGAGAGTTTGAAAGCGCGGGATCCCGCCTTGATTTATGTGTCGCACAAGGGCTTTCTCAACGGACCTTACGAGCATCGCCTAGCTCTTGATGAAGTCGTGCAGATGATGGCGGGCCTCGCTTACATGACGGGCCCGGTCGGCCGGCCGCTACGCGCAGGAAGCTCCGTGAACGACATCATGGGCGGCATGTTCGGCGCGATTGGCGTGCTTGCAGCGCTCTTCGAGCGCAAGTCCAGCGGCATTGGCAAGGAAGTGCAAAGCGCGCTGTTCGAGAATTGCGTGCTGCTGTCCGCTCAGCATATGCAACAGTTCGCCGCGACCGGTGTCGCCGCCGCCCCCATGCCTGAACGCATCAGCGCGTGGGCGGTGTACGACGTCTTCACGCTTGCAGGAGGCGAGCAGATGTTCATAGCGGCGACGGGAGACGCCCAGTGGCGCGCGCTGTGCGCCATCCTCGATCGACCCGACTTGCTCGCGGACCCGCGGCTCGCGACCAACAATGATCGCGTGGTGGTGCGCCCGTGGCTTCTGCAAACGTTGGGCGAAACGTTGAGCCAACTCGAAGGCTCAGCGCTCACGTCACAGTTCGAACGCAGTCATATTCCGTTTGCGTCGATCACCAAGCCCGAAGACCTTTTCGAAGACAAGCATTTGATCGAAAGCGGCGGCCTTGCAACGTTGACGCTCGACGACGGAACCGAGACAGCAATGCCGCTTCTCCCCATCTCCATGAATGGCGAGCGCCTGCAGCCACGTCAACCGATTGCGAAGGTTGGCGAGCACACGGCCGAGGTGTTGCGTGAACTTGGCTACGGCGAAACACAGATCGACGAACTCACGTTCGCCGCGCGCCCGAACGCGGCCTGA
- a CDS encoding MFS transporter yields the protein MESSKHAVFSAAIAHPGAMPDASTQAESAANDVALGAARISARLDRLPATKTIWQLVMLLSLGLFFELFDLMFSGYIAPGLVRSGILTSTTHGLFGTSGVASFIAALFAGLFIGTAACGFLADKFGRRAIFTYSLLWYTVANIIMAFQDTAFGLNLWRFIAGVGIGVEIVTIGTYISELVPKHIRGRASACSQAIGFCAVPVVAFLSYLLVPRQVFGIDGWRCVVFTGVVGALVVWWVRRRLPESPRWLAQQGRLNEADAVMARIEARVEQEYGKPLPPPALPEPVRTRASFRDLLVAPYRKRVAMLIIFHVFQTMGYYGFANWIPTLLIKQGITVTSSLMYASIIAIAAPLGPLLGMLIADRFERKTVIIVMAAVNVVCGLMFSQARETMLLVSLGVCLVLAGNIISFSYHAYQAELFPTSIRARAVGFVYSWSRISAMFSAFVIAWCLKEFGVNGVFVFISGAMIVVICAIAILGPKTRNVALEDIST from the coding sequence ATGGAATCGTCGAAGCATGCTGTTTTTTCTGCAGCCATTGCACATCCTGGCGCAATGCCGGATGCATCCACCCAGGCCGAATCCGCTGCGAACGATGTTGCGCTGGGCGCGGCGCGGATCTCGGCGCGGCTGGACCGGTTGCCCGCAACGAAAACGATCTGGCAACTCGTGATGTTGTTAAGTCTCGGCCTCTTCTTCGAGCTTTTCGACCTGATGTTTTCGGGTTATATCGCCCCGGGCCTGGTCAGGAGCGGCATTCTGACTTCAACCACGCATGGACTGTTCGGGACAAGCGGAGTGGCGAGTTTTATCGCGGCACTGTTCGCCGGTCTTTTCATAGGCACGGCAGCGTGTGGCTTTCTCGCCGATAAATTCGGCCGCCGCGCGATCTTCACCTACTCGCTGCTCTGGTACACCGTGGCGAACATCATCATGGCGTTTCAGGACACCGCCTTCGGATTGAACCTGTGGCGCTTTATAGCCGGCGTTGGAATCGGGGTGGAGATCGTAACCATTGGGACGTATATCTCGGAGCTCGTTCCCAAGCATATTCGCGGTCGCGCGTCGGCATGCTCGCAGGCGATCGGTTTCTGCGCGGTTCCCGTTGTCGCGTTCCTGTCTTACTTGCTCGTTCCTCGCCAGGTGTTCGGTATTGACGGCTGGCGTTGTGTGGTCTTCACGGGCGTGGTTGGAGCACTGGTCGTATGGTGGGTACGGCGACGGCTTCCGGAGAGTCCGCGCTGGCTAGCCCAACAAGGGCGCCTGAATGAAGCCGATGCCGTCATGGCACGCATTGAAGCGCGCGTCGAGCAAGAATACGGAAAACCGCTACCCCCGCCCGCGCTGCCCGAACCGGTGAGAACGCGTGCGTCGTTTCGGGATTTACTGGTAGCGCCGTACCGAAAACGCGTAGCAATGCTTATCATTTTTCACGTCTTCCAGACAATGGGTTACTATGGGTTTGCCAACTGGATCCCCACCCTGTTGATCAAGCAGGGCATTACAGTCACCAGCAGCCTGATGTATGCATCGATCATCGCGATTGCGGCGCCCTTGGGACCACTGCTCGGCATGCTGATCGCAGACAGATTCGAGCGCAAGACCGTGATCATTGTGATGGCCGCGGTGAATGTGGTGTGCGGCCTGATGTTCAGCCAGGCACGCGAAACCATGTTGCTCGTCAGCCTGGGCGTATGCCTGGTCCTTGCCGGCAACATCATCTCGTTCAGTTACCACGCATATCAGGCAGAGTTGTTCCCGACCAGCATTCGGGCGCGGGCGGTGGGCTTTGTCTATTCATGGAGCCGGATCTCGGCGATGTTCTCGGCTTTTGTGATCGCCTGGTGCCTGAAGGAGTTTGGCGTGAACGGGGTGTTCGTGTTCATCTCCGGCGCAATGATCGTTGTGATTTGCGCGATCGCAATACTCGGACCGAAGACTCGAAACGTTGCGCTGGAGGATATATCCACCTGA
- a CDS encoding MarR family winged helix-turn-helix transcriptional regulator: MGKEIRELREALLDLTGVLNRPQPDVALIEAAGVDLDRALFPLLARVERLGPLGIVELAELAGRDYSTVSRQIAKLESLGLVSRCPSPNDGRVRAAVITDQGRFMTDALDAARQKIIEELLAGWEAKEVGELARLLRKFADDALGWVKTL, encoded by the coding sequence ATGGGGAAGGAAATACGTGAACTGCGCGAAGCGCTATTGGATTTGACAGGCGTGCTCAATCGGCCGCAACCCGATGTTGCCCTTATTGAAGCGGCAGGTGTCGATCTGGACCGTGCACTTTTTCCGCTGCTTGCGAGAGTCGAACGGTTGGGGCCGCTTGGTATTGTGGAGCTCGCGGAACTGGCTGGGCGCGACTACAGTACCGTTAGCCGGCAGATCGCGAAGCTGGAAAGCCTCGGGCTTGTCTCGCGGTGTCCAAGCCCGAACGACGGCCGGGTTCGCGCGGCCGTGATTACGGATCAGGGGCGGTTCATGACGGACGCGCTGGACGCGGCGCGTCAGAAAATCATCGAAGAGTTACTTGCCGGCTGGGAAGCAAAAGAGGTGGGCGAACTCGCCCGTCTGCTTCGAAAGTTCGCGGATGATGCGCTTGGCTGGGTCAAGACTCTGTAA
- a CDS encoding zinc-binding alcohol dehydrogenase family protein, whose product MKAALVKESGATPVYADFTEPAVTEGVVRVAVVASALSHVTKGRASGRHYSASAKFPFVAGVDGTGVLEDGTRVYFVLPEAPFGGMAEYCIVKKTHCIPLPAALDEVTAAAIAIPGMSSWAALAERAKLVKGETVLINGATGVSGRLAVQVAKYLGAGKIIATGRNAETLQSLKALGADETISLAQDNDALENAFQQQFQQGIGVVLDYLWGQSAELLLAAGAKAAPEAVPLRFVQIGSMSAATITLPSAALRSSAIELMGSGIGSIPMARLLGSIEQLLNATVPGGFEIATNPVALSQVEDHWANENQARTVFTTGFQA is encoded by the coding sequence ATGAAAGCAGCACTCGTTAAAGAATCCGGCGCGACGCCGGTTTATGCCGACTTCACCGAGCCGGCCGTCACCGAAGGCGTGGTCCGTGTCGCGGTTGTAGCATCCGCGCTGAGCCATGTCACGAAGGGCCGGGCATCGGGCAGGCACTATAGCGCCTCTGCAAAGTTCCCTTTCGTGGCTGGGGTCGACGGCACCGGTGTTCTTGAAGACGGCACGCGCGTCTATTTCGTGCTGCCCGAAGCGCCCTTCGGCGGCATGGCCGAGTACTGCATCGTCAAGAAGACGCATTGCATTCCTTTGCCGGCGGCGCTGGATGAGGTGACCGCGGCGGCAATCGCCATTCCGGGAATGTCGTCATGGGCGGCTTTGGCTGAACGTGCAAAGCTGGTGAAGGGAGAGACCGTCCTGATCAATGGTGCAACAGGCGTATCGGGCCGTCTCGCCGTGCAGGTCGCCAAGTATCTGGGCGCGGGCAAGATCATTGCGACCGGGCGGAACGCGGAAACCCTGCAGTCTCTGAAAGCGCTTGGCGCTGACGAGACGATCAGTCTTGCGCAAGACAACGATGCACTCGAAAACGCGTTCCAGCAGCAATTTCAGCAGGGTATTGGCGTCGTGCTCGACTATCTTTGGGGGCAAAGCGCTGAGCTGCTGCTGGCGGCAGGCGCCAAAGCGGCGCCCGAGGCGGTGCCGCTCCGCTTTGTTCAGATCGGCTCCATGAGCGCGGCAACCATCACGCTTCCAAGCGCAGCGCTTCGATCATCGGCCATTGAACTCATGGGCAGCGGTATTGGCAGCATTCCAATGGCGCGCCTCCTTGGTTCGATCGAGCAATTGCTGAACGCAACAGTCCCCGGCGGCTTCGAGATTGCGACGAACCCAGTGGCCTTGTCTCAGGTCGAGGATCATTGGGCAAATGAAAACCAGGCACGCACGGTGTTTACCACCGGGTTTCAAGCGTAA